The DNA window ATCCTCACCAGCGCGCTGCGGCGTGCGCTGGAGCGCGACGAGCTGCGCGTGGTCTACCAGCCCCGGCTGTCGCTGCATCGCCAGCAGATCACCGGGACCGAAGCCCTGCTGCGCTGGGAGAGCCGCGAGCTGGGCGAGATCTCCCCGGCCCAGTTCATTCCGCTCGCCGAGGAAAGCGGACTGATTGTCGACATCGGCATTTGGACCCTGCGCCAGGCCTGCCAGACCCTGCGCAGCTGGCATGACGCGGGCATGGACCACCTCAGCGTGGCAGTCAACGTGTCGTCCTTGCAGCTGCAGCGCGGCGACCTGGCCGACGTGGTCGCCCGCGTGCTGGCCGAGACCGGGGTCAACGCCTCGCGCCTGGAACTGGAACTGACCGAGAGCGTACTGATGGCCAGTCCCGAACAGAACAGCCGCGTCCTGCAGGCCTGCCGCGCCCTGGGCGTGTCGATCGCGATCGACGATTTCGGCACCGGCTATTCCTCGCTGGCCTACCTCAAACGCCTGCCGCTGAACACGCTGAAGATCGACCAGGAATTCGTGCGCGACATCAACCACGACATCGAGGACGAGGCCATCACCAGCGCGATCATCGCCATGGCCCAGTCGTTGTCCCTGCACGTGGTCGCCGAAGGCGTGGAGACCGCCGCGCAGTTGGCCTTCCTGCAGTTGCGTGGCTGCGACGAGATCCAGGGACACCATGTCTCGCGCGCGCTGGAACCGGCCGACTGCCTGGCGTTCATCCGCATGCACGATGGCGCCGGCAACATCCTGGCCAGCGCCTGATCCGCGTTGCCCGATGCCGCGACATCGGCTGCTTGACCGTCCGCCACGGGCGTGCCTATCGTGATCGACATGGACCAGCCCGACTCGATCGAACAGCTACGCGCTCTGGCTGCACGCCTGCAGGAGCTGGCCGATCGCTGCCAGCGCCTGTCCGACGAGAACCGCAGCCTGCGCGTGCAGCAGGAGCAGCTGTCCAGCGAGCGGGCGCAGCTGCTGGCCAAGAACGAGCTGGCGCGCTCGCGGGTCGAAGCCATGATCACCCGCCTGCGCTCGCTGGAGCAGCACACGTGAGCAGCAGCGAAGTCGTCAATGTCCACATCCTGGACCGCGAATACACCATCGGCGTGGAGCCTGGCGAACGCGGCAGCCTGATGGCCGCCGCCAAGTTGCTGGACACCCGCATGCGCGAGGTCCGCGGCGCGCACAAGATGGCCGCTGCCGACCGTGTGGCGGTCCTGGCCGCGCTCAACCTGGCGCACGAGCTTCAGCAACTGCGCGACCAGCAGGCCGCGCGCGAAAGCGAGTTCACCCGCACGCTGGGCGACCTGCATCGTCGCCTGGATGGCTGGCTCGAGCCGCGTTGAACCTTGACACGATCCTCGTGTTGAACACTGCGCCCTGAACCGCGCCGACAAACGGACTAGGCAAAGCGCCGCGCGTGGCTATACTGATCGCGCATCCTCTGCTGTGTCCGACAGCGTGCAAAACATTCGCCTTGTCCCTTAAAAACGACACCGGGACGGAAACGGAAGCCGGGAGCGCAAGTCCGCCTTCGTAGCGGGAAGCCCGATGGCCCCAAAGCCGGCCCACTTGAACCCCGGGTTCAAGGTCGTTTCGCCGCATCGCCATTGGCGGAGGATGTCTTCAATCTTCTAGAATGCCGCGCCCCACCAGGACGCGGCATTCTTTTTTCATGAGCGATAGCGACGCCCTGCCCGAACTGCGCCGTGAACTGCGTCAACGCCGCCGCGCACTGCCGGCCGCCCAACGCATCGCCGGTGCCGAAGCACTCGCCACGCGTCTGCTGGCCCTGCCCTTTTTGCCCACGCGCGGCTATGTGGCCGGCTACTGGGCCACCGACGGCGAAATCGGCCTGCACGTCTTCCAACTGCGCCTGCCACCCGGCCTGGTCTACTGCCTGCCGGTGCTGCATGGCGAGGAACTGCGTTTTGCTCCCTGGCGCGCGGGCGACCCGCTGGTGACCAACCGCTTCGGCATTCCCGAACCGGACGTGTCGCCGAGTTCGGCGCTCGAACCGACCGAGATGGCGATGGTGGTGATGCCGCTGGTCGGCTTCGATGACGCCGGCCAGCGGCTGGGCATGGGAGGCGGCTGGTACGATCGCAGCTTCGCGTTCCGGCGCATGAGCGCTGCGCCCCCCTGGCTGGTCGGCGCTGCATTCCAGGCCCAGCGCTGCGAGGCCCTGGTGGCCCGGGACTGGGATGTCGTGCCGGACGCGATCTGCACCGAAGCCCACACCCTGACCCCTGGAAGCCGATGAGCACCCGAACCCGCTACTGGTTGATGAAGTCCGAACCCGAGGACTTCTCCATCGACGACCTGCAGCGCGTGGGCACCGAGCCGTGGACCGGTGTGCGCAATTACCAGGCGCGCAATTTCATGAAGGATGGCATGCGCGTGGGCGACGGGGTGCTGTTCTATCACTCCAACACCGAGGTGCCAGGCATCTACGGCATTGCGCGCGTGGCCAGCACCGCCTATCCCGATCCC is part of the Pseudoxanthomonas sp. JBR18 genome and encodes:
- a CDS encoding TIGR02449 family protein, with the translated sequence MDQPDSIEQLRALAARLQELADRCQRLSDENRSLRVQQEQLSSERAQLLAKNELARSRVEAMITRLRSLEQHT
- a CDS encoding cell division protein ZapA — encoded protein: MSSSEVVNVHILDREYTIGVEPGERGSLMAAAKLLDTRMREVRGAHKMAAADRVAVLAALNLAHELQQLRDQQAARESEFTRTLGDLHRRLDGWLEPR
- a CDS encoding 5-formyltetrahydrofolate cyclo-ligase, producing the protein MSDSDALPELRRELRQRRRALPAAQRIAGAEALATRLLALPFLPTRGYVAGYWATDGEIGLHVFQLRLPPGLVYCLPVLHGEELRFAPWRAGDPLVTNRFGIPEPDVSPSSALEPTEMAMVVMPLVGFDDAGQRLGMGGGWYDRSFAFRRMSAAPPWLVGAAFQAQRCEALVARDWDVVPDAICTEAHTLTPGSR